In the genome of Arvicola amphibius chromosome 2, mArvAmp1.2, whole genome shotgun sequence, the window tcccttcccttcctttttctccatccACTTAGTTTTAGGAGGTGTCAGACAGGGGCTGATAACTTCTGTTTCTCCTAAGATTCCTGATGACAcagatggctttgaactttttTTGTGGATCCATTAGTTAGATGCACATGGTTTTCTCCGAAGGATGTTTCTGATGCTACAGCAGACGTGCTGCAGGTGTAATGGCTTTAGTGGCCTGACTATTAATAGTCTTTGTCAATGTAATTAGCTAAGATGAGGTCAGACTGGAGTAAGATAGGACCTTAACCCAACAGGACTGGGGTTATGTAAGGGGAGACAACGAGACACACAAGGATGCCATGAGACCATACAGGCAGAAGTGAAATCCTGTAGCTGGTTAAGAAACACCAaggagcaaagaagtcaggaccggaggggtgcgtccacccactgagaccgtgggactgatctaatgggaaatcaccaaggccagttggaatgggactgatggagcatgtgatcaaactggactctctgaatatggctgacggtggaggctgactgagaagccaaggacaatggcaatgggttttgattctactgcatggacaggctctgtgggagccttgtctgtttggatgctcaccttcctggacatgaggggagcggggaggaccttggacttcccatagggcagggaaccctgactgctctttggcctggagagggagggggaaagggagtgggggaggggagagaagtgggaggaggtggaaatttttaataaaatatatatatatatatatatatgaacagatACAGTATAAAATGAAGCCTgctagagataaaaaaaaaaaaaccaccaaggaTTCCTAGCAGCTAACAGGACTTGAAGGTTTCTACTCTCTGTACTTCAGAGAGACCATCACCCTGAAGATACCTTGACTTCAGATTTCTTGCCTCCAAAACCATCAGATAGCACATTACTCTCGTCTCATCTCACTCAGTTTGCAGTACTTTGTTTCAGTATCCATAGAATATGAGTGTTCTAGCTGGGCATAGTcacgcatctttaatcccagccctcagaagcgaaggcaggtgagtttgaggccagcctggtctatatagtgtgtttgggatagccagggctacatagtgagaccctgcctttgaATGTGGGTGGAACCTGAGACCTGTTTCCATCCGGTATGCTCGGGCAGATGTGATGGGATGTCACTGCTATGGCATTATCATAGTGCATTCAGCAACTGCAAGGCTACATGGTGTCAGAAAACTTGTGAGGACTTAATCCAATAGACAGTAAGAAGCTGGAGTTCTCAACTCTGCAACTCTAAGGAAGTACATTCTGCCACCCCAGTGTGCTTAGGAGGGATCCAGAGAACAGGGCTTGACCAACACGCTGAGCTCAGGTTCAAGAGATGTCAGCGTAGACTGCAGGCACCTATGGGCTGCACATCAGCAATGCCTCTTTACTGTGGCTGGAGGTCTGTTGTCTGAACGCAGTGTGTGTTcacgtgtttgaacacttggtctcctgCTGGTGGCATTGTCTGGGAAGGTTATGAAACCATGAGGGGGTGGAGCTTTGTGGAGGACGTATATCACCTGTGGTGGGCTTTGACGTTCTCCAGCTCCATCCTATCTCTCCTTCTGGACTGCTGACCATTGTGCTCCATGGTCTTTTGGCCATACCTTCCTTGACACggaactgtaaaccaaaataCACTTTCTTCCCTAACTTCTCAGGGAATTTTATCATTACAAGACAAACAACATGAAGAGGGTTGATGCTGTTCATTGAGCTGAACCTATCAATTGGAGCACACATGGAGCTTGTACATTGCAGTGGCTTCTTTTTCACATGGTAGCTCATTTCCCATAGAATCAGTATTCCAAAGAAAATGGGCAAACTTTGAAGACGTCTAAGGGCTTTTGGCGCCTACCACTGGAAGTGCTGTgacatcatttctgttttctatcaACTTATGCAGCCATCAGCCTGTGTAGATGGAGGTGACACAGGCATTGACTTCTCAAGAATGTATGACAAAGAACTTGTGTGCATCATGTTAAAACTGCCTgattggccaggcggtggtggcacatggctttaatctcatcccttgggaggcaaaggtaggtgaatctcagtgatttcgaggccagcctggtctacaaagtgagttccagcacagttagggctgttacatggagaaatcctatctcgacaaaccaaatcaaacaaagcTGCCTGATTGTTACTGGGATATGCCTTACATACATAGATTGTAGCTACGAATTCAACAGATGTTACTGATCAGGTGGACTCATGCGTATACTTGAGTAGTCTTGGGGGtataggacattttttttctccatttcataAAGCTCTCTCCTGATCTTTCAAGTCAGTTATCAGTTGTGTTCTATGAATAAACACTGGGGGAGTCATATACTATATATCTGTGTTCTATGAATAAACACTGGGGAGTCATACACTATATATCTGTGTTCTATGAATAAACACTGGGGGAGTCATACACTATATATCTGTGTTCTATGAATAAACACTGGGGGAGTCATACACTATATATCTGTGTTCTATGAATAAACACTGGGGGAGTCATACACTATATATCTGTGTTCAGATTCTTTCAATGTAAGATTTTATGATTTATCCATAATATTGCTCATGTTTGTTGATGTGTTATATTTCTGGGTATAATTCTACTGTATAAGTATgccagtggattttttttttttttttgagacagggtttctctgtgtaacagctctggctatcctggaactcaatttatGTTCTAGGCTGGGctcggaactcacagagatccacctgccttcgcctcctgagtgctgggattccagttttttcaattttaatttttagtgtgCGATTACAAATGACAATGTCATAGTCTTGTATACATCGTCAAATGTTATTTAAGTATTCCTGGGAAtactcttttccctctttctcactAATCAAATCCATAAAGTTTGAATGACTGAAGACTTTTGACATAATTTACCCCTGTAGATGAGGTGATGGTTTGCTATCATGAGACTTTTGGGATTCGGGAGGCTACAGCTTCTAAGGTCTACTACAAAGAACAACGGTACCCGTGCTGGATAGCTGCACGtcgacacaagctaaagtcatttgatGAGCGGCAACTTCAATtaagatggtggctcacaaccatctgtaatgagatctggtgccctcttctggcctgtagttatacatgcaagcagaacactgtatatgtaataaataaataaattctaaaaaaaaaaaaaaaaaaagaaagaaaatggctctgtTAAGATAGGGCTGTagggggctgatgagatggctcagcacttaaagagcactggctgcttttccagaggactcgggttcagttcccagcactcacatggcagctctgtATTTTTAGTTCTAGggaacctgacacccatggcaaaacacgaatgcacataaaataagtaaatttaaaacaaatgaaagggTATAGCTGTGTctcaataaaacttaaaaaaagacagGATGTTGTGAATAATCCTTttttatactatgaatatgtattactctcattcttttaagaaaaagctGACAGGCCGGTAGTTGGGCAGGAAAGCCAAattgagaatgatgggaaggagggcagagttggGAGACACCAGCCAGCCTCTCAGCAAGCAGGATGTGTAAAAATGGGGTAATAAACCATGAGCCACGTGGCAAAGCATAAATGGAAATATGGGTTTTGttgtaagagttaactagtaacaagcctgagctattgcatagcgtttataatttatataagcctttgtgtgtttatctgGGACTGGGCAGCAGGGACAGGGAAACATCTGTCTACAGCATAGTTGTAAGCTCAGGGGTGacggcacatatctttaatcctagcatgcaCTCTGGGGCggtggcagatggatctctgtgagttccaggtcagtctgttctacagagtgagttcaaggatatagcaagagttgttacacagagaaaccctgttggaaAAAAAAGGGTTGTAGGCAGGCCTataaggcatttccttaattagcgattgatgaGGAAGCCCCTAgccccagcccattgtgggtggtggtgtcatccctgggctggtggtcctgggttttataagaaagcaggctgaacaagccagtaagcagtacccctccatcacctttgcttcagctcctgtctccatgttcctgccctgcttgagtttctgtcttgacttcctttgatgattaATAAaccctagggctggagagatggctcagaggttaagggcactggctgctctttcagaggtcctgagtccagttcccaacaaccacatggcagctcacaaccatctatgagatctggcgccctcttttggcctgtaAGAGTACATGTAGATAGAACACAGTacacaataaatcttaaaaaaaaaaacaaagcaaaacaaaaaaacctttccacccaacttgcttttggtcatggtgttccactGTAGTGATAGTAATCCTTACTGTGAAAACTTGGACACACCGTTCATCAGTTATTTACAAAAAAAGCTTAGCTTAAATTATAGTGGCTTCagattaagaacagaaaatttccCCACAAAACCAacctttcctctcttcattttcttcaaatctcATCCCTTGAAGGTGAAAACTGAACGAAGAAGGAGTGATGTTTCCAAATTGCCAGTGTGTAGGAGGAGTCCAGTATTGCTCCTGGACTATAAGCTCAGCTATAATGACAATTAAGTCCTTTCTTTCTAGGTAGTCCCAACCTCAACACTTTGCCACTGTCTCCAAAGGAGTTACTTAAAAAAGAGTGACAGTCAGTATGTTTCTCAGGGAGCTTAGAATTCCCTTAGCGGAAAGTAACATAGAAGTATAGGATTCTTAGAAAATTAGATAGTTGCTGggtgggcggtagtggcgcatgtctttaatcccagcactaggaatgcagaggcaggcggatctctgtgagttcgaggccagcgtggtctacaagagctggttctaggacaggctccagagctacagagaaaccctgtcttgaaaaaagcaaaaaaaaaaaaaaaaaaaaaaaaaagcaaaaagtacGGTCTATTAGGTTACTAAGCTGATTcatcattaattttaataaaaagattagTAAAACAGATTTATCCCTTGGATTCTGCCCAGTGGTCTTTGAATGTAGATTAAATTGAATACATCCAGAGGAAAAGGACCTTGAGATTGATGAAgggctgatttctttttctttttttttttccattgtgagtTAAGGGTTGACCTTCCCTACAGCTCCCAggagttgattttttaaaaagcttatggTATATGCTACAAATCTAAAATCTGTATCTGCTGtaataaatactaaaaacaagGTCAAGTGTGACATGAGAGATTAATGAGTGTACCTTAGGAAATTagatcaaaataaagaaattatgaaaaatacaTGATAATGATAAAcaagacatttatttttcatattcctttgggggaagggaaaaagTCAGTTGCCCTATGAAATGCTGGTTCTGGAAGAATTTCCACTTACCCTATAGACTTAGATAAACTTTTTGGCAACAGAGGGTTTTGCATTGTTAATCCCTAAGGAATTCCTTTGAAGGGTGGTTACAGGGTGAGCCTCTGCGAGCAGCTTCGCTGGTGCACAGCCAGGCTCCCTCTCTGAGTGAAACTTTTCCCACACTGGCCACAGAGATAGGGTGTCTCTCCTGTGTGGATTTTCCCATGCAGAATGCAGTTGCCCCTGGTGTGGAAGCTCTTCCTGCAGTGGGAACACGCATAGGGCTTCAGACCTGTGTGAACTCTGATGTGGACAATCAGGCTTCCCTTCTGACTGAAAGCCTTTCCACACTGGTCACATCTATAGGGCTTCTCGCCACTGTGAACTCTTCGGTGAACAGCAAGGTTACTTTGATTCCGGAAGCTTCTCTGGCAAATGgcacattcatagggtttctgtCCAGTGTGGAGTCTCTCATGCACAGCTAGACTGCCTCGCTGACTAAAGCTTTTCCCACACTCTTTGCACTGATAGggcttctctcctgtgtggatCCGCTGATGTGTAACTAGATTGCCTTTGGCCCTGAAGCTTTTTCCACACTGGGTGCACTCAAAGGGCTTCTGGCCAGTGTGGATTCTCTCATGCAATGTTAGACTACCTTTCTGCCGGAAAGATTTCCCACATTCCTGGCAATCATAGACCTTCTGCCTCACTCCAGGTGAGTCTTCCTGTAGTGTCTTAGAATCTGGGGACTTCTGTTCCAGCTTCTCTCTTCTGAACGAACTCTGGAAATCCCAGCTTGAAGATCCTGTGGCCTCTGAGTCATACTTGTGGGCTTCTGTCATCACATCTGGTAAAACGAGAGGGAAGTCTTGTAAGATGAACCAACATACTGAGcgagaacaggaaaaagaaacaaaacccttggAGTGcttactatgtgccaggcatATTACTTTGCATACATAACTAAATCTTGAAAATCATCCTGAGATTGCTACAGATGAGAGCATAGGTCACATAACTATTAGTAGGTGCATTATCTGGGATTCAAATATTAGCATGCTCCATAGCTATATACTGCCTTTAAACTTAATGTAGCCTCCTAGATTCTTGGGAGGTAGACATGattattattatgtttgtttgtttttttcacaacagggtttctctgtgttgctttggagtctgtcctcgaactaactcttgtagaccaggctggcctcgaactcctgcctgcctctgcctcctgagtgctgggattaaaggcatgtgccaccaccacccagctattgtTATTTTTTGgaggaggtgctgggaattgaacccaggtcctatggaatagcagccagtgctcttaaccactgagccatctctctagccctgagatGGTTATTTTATAAGCAACTAAAAATAGgttcataaaatatgaaaattaaacagagaatcaCAGAACCTTTTACCtaagttttttttcctctcccttccaagtTTAAAACTGACCCCAAAATAGGTGTAAAGTCAGGATATGAAGGGCCTAAAGCTCGAAAACCTCAAAAGCATCCCTTTAGAAACAAGCATAAAATCAAGCAAAGGAGAGACCAATTCAAAAGAGGCCCCGAGGCTTACACTGCCCTGGCTGCATGAAAGTCACCCAATTCCAGTCTGCTCTCCTGACACTAGTTTATGATCTCAGAAAATAAGCAGCaaaatttcagatattttatgTCTATGCCTCGAATTCTTACAGGATGCAGCCTCTTGTCTGTCCCATTACACAGATGTAAAGCCTGGAGCCTAAGGAAGTTATGTGACTTCTTTCATAATACAAATATGATTGGAATGACTTCTTTTAGAAGTCATGCTATCTCTCAGTCTATTAAGCTATTGTAGAGTTGAATGAGTATTCATTTTCTGGGGGTCATcctagagaagcttcttccttgtttctcctttcaTACTCAGTGATAGAGCTGAGAGTTAACGATACTCATTCGGCCTGAGACATCCTCAAGACTACATAGCAAACTgttgtcttgctttgttttgactATCATTTCTAATTCTAGCTTGTAGGCTTTCCCTGCAACCCTGCAGAACAGCAAGCTTC includes:
- the Znf32 gene encoding zinc finger protein 32 isoform X1 yields the protein MFGFPAATLLDCHGRYAQNVAFFNVMTEAHKYDSEATGSSSWDFQSSFRREKLEQKSPDSKTLQEDSPGVRQKVYDCQECGKSFRQKGSLTLHERIHTGQKPFECTQCGKSFRAKGNLVTHQRIHTGEKPYQCKECGKSFSQRGSLAVHERLHTGQKPYECAICQRSFRNQSNLAVHRRVHSGEKPYRCDQCGKAFSQKGSLIVHIRVHTGLKPYACSHCRKSFHTRGNCILHGKIHTGETPYLCGQCGKSFTQRGSLAVHQRSCSQRLTL
- the Znf32 gene encoding zinc finger protein 32 isoform X2, with translation MTEAHKYDSEATGSSSWDFQSSFRREKLEQKSPDSKTLQEDSPGVRQKVYDCQECGKSFRQKGSLTLHERIHTGQKPFECTQCGKSFRAKGNLVTHQRIHTGEKPYQCKECGKSFSQRGSLAVHERLHTGQKPYECAICQRSFRNQSNLAVHRRVHSGEKPYRCDQCGKAFSQKGSLIVHIRVHTGLKPYACSHCRKSFHTRGNCILHGKIHTGETPYLCGQCGKSFTQRGSLAVHQRSCSQRLTL